In a single window of the Nicotiana tomentosiformis chromosome 8, ASM39032v3, whole genome shotgun sequence genome:
- the LOC104095274 gene encoding probable GABA transporter 2 isoform X2 — protein MAPKPLRNDPFPEIRRANDAGAAFVLESKGSGWMFYFVVLIQTAVNTGISIGAILLAGECIQIMYSELSPHGPLKLYHFIAMVTVVMIFLSQFPSFHSLRHINLVSLFLSLGYTFLVVGACINAGKSKNAPPRDYSLEASQLSRVFSAFTSISIIAAIFGNGILPEIQATLAPPATGKMLKGLMLCYSVILVTFYSASVSGYWVFGNKANSNILKSLMPDEGPSLAPTWVLGLAVVFILLQLFAIGLVYSQVAYEIMEKKSADANKAVFSPRNLIPRIILRTLYMALCGFFAAMLPFFGDINGVVGAIGFIPLDFVLPMLLYNMTFKPKKSSVTFWINTSIMVVFSGAGLLGSFSSIRKLVLDANKFKLFSSGIVD, from the exons ATGGCGCCGAAGCCTCTCCGCAATGACCCTTTTCCTGAAATTCGCCGTGCAAATGATGCTGGTGCTGCTTTTGTTTTAGAATCCAAAG GCTCTGGATGGATGTTTTATTTTGTGGTACTCATTCAGACAGCAGTCAACACTGGCATTAGCATAGGAGCAATCCTGCTTGCCGGAGAATGCATTCAG ATCATGTACTCCGAACTTTCACCACACGGGCCACTGAAATTGTATCACTTCATTGCAATGGTTACAGTAGTAATGATATTTCTCTCTCAATTTCCATCCTTCCACTCCCTGAGGCACATCAACTTGGTGTCATTGTTTCTGAGCTTGGGCTACACTTTTCTAGTTGTTGGCGCTTGTATTAATGCCG GTAAATCAAAAAATGCACCTCCGAGAGATTACTCCTTAGAAGCCTCACAACTATCACGGGTATTTAGTGCTTTCACTTCTATCTCCATCATTGCAGCCATTTTTGGGAATGGAATACTACCAGAAATACAG GCAACTCTCGCTCCGCCAGCAACAGGAAAGATGTTGAAAGGACTTATGTTATGCTATTCTGTAATTTTGGTCACTTTCTACTCTGCTTCTGTTTCCGGATATTGGGTATTTGGAAACAAAGCCAATTCAAACATTCTCAAGAGTTTAATGCCAGATGAAGGACCTTCCTTGGCACCGACATGGGTATTAGGTCTTGCAGTCGTCTTTATTCTTCTTCAGCTCTTTGCCATTGGTTTG GTATATTCTCAAGTTGCTTATGAAATCATGGAAAAGAAGTCGGCTGATGCAAACAAGGCTGTCTTCTCTCCTCGAAACCTAATCCCGAGGATAATCCTCAGAACGCTGTACATGGCCCTTTGCGGATTCTTTGCAGCTATGTTGCCATTCTTTGGTGACATTAACGGCGTTGTAGGAGCCATTGGTTTTATACCTCTTGATTTTGTTCTTCCAATGCTACTTTACAACATGACTTTCAAACCAAAGAAGTCATCTGTTACCTTTTGGATAAATACTTCTATAATGGTTGTGTTCTCTGGTGCTGGACTTCTGGGATCCTTTTCTTCTATAAGGAAATTGGTTTTAGATGCCAATAAATTTAAGCTTTTTAGTAGTGGCATTGTTGATTAA
- the LOC104095274 gene encoding probable GABA transporter 2 isoform X1, protein MAPKPLRNDPFPEIRRANDAGAAFVLESKGEWWHAGFHLTTAIVGPTVLTLPYAFRGLGWGLGFFCLTVMGLVTFYSYYLMSLVLEHCEKSGRRHIRFRELAADVLGSGWMFYFVVLIQTAVNTGISIGAILLAGECIQIMYSELSPHGPLKLYHFIAMVTVVMIFLSQFPSFHSLRHINLVSLFLSLGYTFLVVGACINAGKSKNAPPRDYSLEASQLSRVFSAFTSISIIAAIFGNGILPEIQATLAPPATGKMLKGLMLCYSVILVTFYSASVSGYWVFGNKANSNILKSLMPDEGPSLAPTWVLGLAVVFILLQLFAIGLVYSQVAYEIMEKKSADANKAVFSPRNLIPRIILRTLYMALCGFFAAMLPFFGDINGVVGAIGFIPLDFVLPMLLYNMTFKPKKSSVTFWINTSIMVVFSGAGLLGSFSSIRKLVLDANKFKLFSSGIVD, encoded by the exons ATGGCGCCGAAGCCTCTCCGCAATGACCCTTTTCCTGAAATTCGCCGTGCAAATGATGCTGGTGCTGCTTTTGTTTTAGAATCCAAAG GGGAATGGTGGCATGCAGGATTTCATTTGACGACGGCGATAGTAGGTCCAACGGTACTGACATTGCCGTATGCATTCAGAGGGCTAGGATGGGGATTGGGTTTCTTTTGTTTAACTGTGATGGGGTTGGTCACTTTTTACTCTTACTATCTCATGTCATTGGTTCTTGAACACTGTGAAAAGTCCGGTCGCCGACATATTCGATTCAGAGAACTTGCCGCTGATGTCTTAG GCTCTGGATGGATGTTTTATTTTGTGGTACTCATTCAGACAGCAGTCAACACTGGCATTAGCATAGGAGCAATCCTGCTTGCCGGAGAATGCATTCAG ATCATGTACTCCGAACTTTCACCACACGGGCCACTGAAATTGTATCACTTCATTGCAATGGTTACAGTAGTAATGATATTTCTCTCTCAATTTCCATCCTTCCACTCCCTGAGGCACATCAACTTGGTGTCATTGTTTCTGAGCTTGGGCTACACTTTTCTAGTTGTTGGCGCTTGTATTAATGCCG GTAAATCAAAAAATGCACCTCCGAGAGATTACTCCTTAGAAGCCTCACAACTATCACGGGTATTTAGTGCTTTCACTTCTATCTCCATCATTGCAGCCATTTTTGGGAATGGAATACTACCAGAAATACAG GCAACTCTCGCTCCGCCAGCAACAGGAAAGATGTTGAAAGGACTTATGTTATGCTATTCTGTAATTTTGGTCACTTTCTACTCTGCTTCTGTTTCCGGATATTGGGTATTTGGAAACAAAGCCAATTCAAACATTCTCAAGAGTTTAATGCCAGATGAAGGACCTTCCTTGGCACCGACATGGGTATTAGGTCTTGCAGTCGTCTTTATTCTTCTTCAGCTCTTTGCCATTGGTTTG GTATATTCTCAAGTTGCTTATGAAATCATGGAAAAGAAGTCGGCTGATGCAAACAAGGCTGTCTTCTCTCCTCGAAACCTAATCCCGAGGATAATCCTCAGAACGCTGTACATGGCCCTTTGCGGATTCTTTGCAGCTATGTTGCCATTCTTTGGTGACATTAACGGCGTTGTAGGAGCCATTGGTTTTATACCTCTTGATTTTGTTCTTCCAATGCTACTTTACAACATGACTTTCAAACCAAAGAAGTCATCTGTTACCTTTTGGATAAATACTTCTATAATGGTTGTGTTCTCTGGTGCTGGACTTCTGGGATCCTTTTCTTCTATAAGGAAATTGGTTTTAGATGCCAATAAATTTAAGCTTTTTAGTAGTGGCATTGTTGATTAA